In one Thermaerobacter sp. PB12/4term genomic region, the following are encoded:
- a CDS encoding glycosyltransferase translates to MRIGMFSDSYTPYISGVVRSIQTLRQGMERAGHEVYVFGPRYPAALGGPGDPQEESRVVRFPSVAAPLYPQFRIPVPRQGRVREAVARLGLDILHTHTPFVMGRMALDAARTLNRPLCFTFHTRYDVYLRHYAPGAGSVLAPALNAYVRRFCNACQLVIAPTRAIAREVAGLGVQAPIEVVPTGIPVGRFAGVDPAERMRLRCQLGFASQDVVLLYTGRLSREKNLPLLLQAFRLLAAERPQARLVLVGDGPLRESMERAVGAWGLSGRVRLPGAVPPERIAAFYRAADVYVFPSVTETQGLVVIEAMAAGLPVVAVASEVSHEVVAAGKAGLMVAEEAGELAAACRRLVDDPALRARMGRAAQQAAQAYDSDVILARILKLYQELLAATHRRPAAVP, encoded by the coding sequence ATGCGAATCGGGATGTTCAGCGACAGCTACACGCCGTACATCAGCGGCGTGGTGCGCTCCATCCAGACCCTGCGACAGGGGATGGAAAGGGCGGGCCACGAGGTGTACGTGTTTGGCCCGCGCTATCCGGCGGCCCTGGGCGGTCCGGGTGACCCCCAGGAGGAATCGCGGGTGGTCCGCTTCCCCTCGGTAGCCGCACCCCTGTATCCCCAGTTTCGCATCCCTGTCCCGCGCCAGGGCCGGGTGCGGGAGGCGGTGGCACGCCTGGGCCTCGACATCCTGCATACCCACACGCCCTTCGTCATGGGGCGCATGGCCCTGGATGCGGCGCGCACGCTGAACCGGCCCCTTTGCTTCACCTTCCACACCCGCTATGACGTCTACCTGCGCCACTATGCACCCGGCGCGGGCTCCGTTCTGGCCCCGGCGCTGAACGCCTACGTGCGCCGCTTCTGCAATGCGTGCCAACTGGTGATTGCGCCCACCCGGGCCATCGCCCGGGAGGTGGCCGGCCTGGGGGTACAGGCGCCCATCGAGGTCGTGCCCACGGGCATCCCCGTAGGACGGTTCGCGGGGGTCGACCCCGCCGAACGGATGCGGCTGCGTTGCCAGCTGGGGTTCGCCAGCCAGGACGTCGTCTTGCTTTACACGGGACGGCTGAGCCGCGAGAAGAACCTGCCCCTGCTCCTGCAGGCTTTCCGGTTGCTGGCGGCCGAGCGGCCGCAGGCACGCCTAGTGCTGGTCGGCGACGGCCCCCTGCGGGAGAGCATGGAGCGGGCGGTGGGCGCCTGGGGCCTGTCGGGCCGGGTCCGGCTTCCAGGGGCCGTACCGCCTGAGCGGATCGCCGCGTTCTACCGCGCCGCCGATGTCTACGTGTTCCCGTCGGTGACCGAGACCCAGGGGCTTGTGGTGATCGAAGCCATGGCCGCGGGCTTGCCCGTGGTCGCGGTGGCCAGCGAGGTGTCCCACGAGGTGGTGGCGGCAGGGAAAGCGGGACTGATGGTGGCAGAAGAGGCGGGCGAGCTGGCCGCCGCTTGCCGGCGCCTGGTGGACGACCCCGCCCTGCGCGCCAGAATGGGCCGGGCCGCCCAGCAGGCGGCCCAGGCATACGATAGCGATGTCATCCTGGCGCGCATCCTGAAGCTGTACCAGGAGCTTCTGGCGGCGACCCACCGGCGACCTGCCGCCGTGCCGTGA